Proteins encoded within one genomic window of Rubidibacter lacunae KORDI 51-2:
- a CDS encoding DUF1830 domain-containing protein has translation MKIVTTASLPTDTKQLCCYRNASDRLAVLTGEGVADWQLERIVFPGERFLFAAPPHAVLRVCHPSSEGVTSARLSCSELYVGES, from the coding sequence ATGAAGATTGTTACAACTGCTTCTTTGCCCACAGATACTAAGCAACTTTGCTGCTACCGCAATGCATCAGACCGTCTTGCCGTATTGACGGGGGAGGGGGTTGCCGACTGGCAGCTGGAGCGCATCGTCTTCCCGGGCGAGCGTTTCCTGTTTGCAGCCCCACCGCACGCGGTTCTTCGTGTATGCCACCCATCATCCGAGGGTGTCACCAGTGCACGCCTGTCTTGCTCGGAGCTTTACGTTGGCGAGAGCTAA
- a CDS encoding RnfABCDGE type electron transport complex subunit D produces MFKDPFKDVRDAQIVILSLFLFLGVGNRDWTIRPDLVVVIVISCLVTQWLAAVLLPWCRALPRTYGPDLGALMTLPWRSAAITSLGLCLLLRTNHVPTAILAACLAIASKFAFRNHGKHFFNPANFGIVVALLLTSDAWVSPGQWGTDWWYGLLFVGAAGVVLGKVGRWDTSVAFLGTFAGLELARAQWLGYDWHVWTHQLGSGSLLLFAFFMLTDPRSIPDARVGRLAWAASIAGLTYVLQHWFFVAAAPFWALFAIAPLTPMFDEFWPAPRFRWSQLSSPTPIQAPLSELTLSDPNNTHCSDNHRKESWNASPASFARSGSRSPLS; encoded by the coding sequence GTGTTTAAAGATCCATTCAAAGACGTCCGCGACGCTCAGATCGTTATTCTGAGCCTGTTCTTGTTTCTCGGTGTCGGTAACCGCGATTGGACTATTCGCCCGGATTTGGTAGTGGTTATTGTCATCAGCTGCCTTGTCACCCAGTGGCTTGCGGCCGTACTCTTACCGTGGTGTCGCGCGCTTCCGCGTACCTACGGACCCGATCTCGGGGCGCTAATGACGCTCCCATGGCGCAGTGCTGCCATCACATCGCTGGGGTTGTGCTTATTGCTGCGAACCAATCACGTTCCGACGGCAATCCTGGCAGCTTGCTTGGCGATCGCGAGTAAGTTTGCCTTCCGCAACCACGGCAAACATTTCTTTAACCCCGCTAATTTTGGCATCGTAGTTGCCCTGCTTCTAACCTCCGATGCTTGGGTTTCGCCCGGGCAATGGGGAACGGATTGGTGGTACGGGTTGTTGTTTGTTGGTGCGGCCGGTGTCGTACTCGGCAAGGTCGGGAGATGGGATACGTCGGTCGCGTTCCTCGGTACCTTTGCCGGGCTAGAACTCGCCCGCGCCCAGTGGCTCGGCTACGACTGGCACGTCTGGACGCACCAGCTTGGCAGCGGCAGTTTGTTGCTATTTGCGTTCTTTATGCTGACCGATCCGCGCTCGATTCCCGACGCGCGCGTCGGTCGGCTGGCTTGGGCAGCCAGCATCGCCGGCTTAACCTACGTGCTCCAGCATTGGTTCTTCGTGGCAGCGGCACCGTTTTGGGCGCTGTTCGCGATCGCGCCGCTGACGCCGATGTTCGACGAGTTCTGGCCGGCACCGCGCTTCCGCTGGTCTCAACTGTCATCCCCAACTCCGATCCAAGCACCGCTGTCGGAACTGACATTGTCAGACCCGAACAACACTCATTGCTCAGATAATCACCGAAAGGAATCATGGAACGCTTCACCCGCATCGTTCGCACGCTCGGGCTCGCGATCGCCATTGTCTTAG
- a CDS encoding chorismate lyase, which yields MLQDRATSTTLPTSWHALAPLWQAGEDVVQVGLPHKQLAPAWQILLLGDGSPTRHLRLLTREPIEVDVIDMSPIPDGDDGAPTQIRAVPHPHLRRQVWLRTASGQRLAYATSWWDANLVDEYLQNRTLPIWDNLSRLHTELYRDIQGVYLGHSVELERAFRERGPFWGRHYLFWHDGQPLTLIYEVFSPYLRKYLGEPSSNHQHR from the coding sequence ATGCTCCAAGACCGTGCAACTAGCACCACGCTGCCGACATCCTGGCATGCACTCGCGCCGCTCTGGCAGGCCGGTGAGGATGTTGTTCAGGTGGGATTGCCTCACAAACAGCTTGCCCCTGCTTGGCAGATTCTGCTGCTCGGGGACGGTTCGCCAACGCGTCACCTGCGCTTGTTGACTCGGGAGCCGATCGAGGTCGACGTGATCGATATGTCACCGATTCCCGACGGCGACGACGGCGCACCGACACAGATTCGGGCGGTCCCGCATCCGCATTTGCGGAGACAGGTCTGGTTGCGGACGGCGTCCGGACAGCGCTTAGCATATGCAACCTCTTGGTGGGATGCCAACTTGGTGGACGAGTACTTACAGAATCGCACCCTGCCAATTTGGGACAATCTCTCGCGCTTGCACACAGAGCTCTATCGCGATATTCAGGGCGTATATCTCGGTCATTCCGTCGAGCTAGAGCGAGCATTCCGCGAGCGCGGTCCGTTTTGGGGACGACACTATCTGTTTTGGCACGACGGACAGCCGCTGACGTTAATCTACGAAGTGTTCTCGCCCTATCTGCGTAAGTACCTTGGCGAGCCGAGCAGCAACCATCAGCATCGTTAG
- a CDS encoding DUF2330 domain-containing protein, producing MERFTRIVRTLGLAIAIVLAVAAPARAFCGFYVSQANAELYNQASQVIIARDGDRTILTMANDFQGDVQDFALVVPVPVLLTEDQVRVGDPKIIQRLDSFSAPRLVEYFDADPCAPPRPYAFSSPALEEAARTMSQADAQARKRYGVTVEERFTVGEYDILILSAKESNGLEDWLRANDYNIPAGASRLLQPYIRQNLKFFVAKVNLEEYATSEFQSLRPLQMAFESPRFMLPIRLGTLNAQGLQDLLVYLLSPTGQVELANYRTVNVPSDVEIPEFVQEKFGDFYTSMFDKTYQRENQRVAFREYAWNMANCDPCSAPQLTPDELKAAGVFWAEPGMVPNVFITRLHVRYSIEDFPEDLRFQSTPNQQFFQGRYIIRHPYRGDTSCAAGRDYRQQVRDRQEREMQTLAQLTGWDPTEIRQQTDLIDVTAGGDSQPWWRRIWN from the coding sequence ATGGAACGCTTCACCCGCATCGTTCGCACGCTCGGGCTCGCGATCGCCATTGTCTTAGCGGTTGCCGCACCCGCTCGCGCATTCTGCGGTTTCTATGTATCGCAAGCAAATGCCGAGCTATACAACCAAGCCTCGCAAGTCATCATCGCGCGGGATGGCGATCGCACGATCCTGACGATGGCCAATGACTTCCAAGGCGACGTACAGGACTTCGCACTCGTCGTCCCCGTCCCCGTTTTGCTGACAGAAGATCAAGTGCGCGTCGGCGACCCGAAGATTATTCAGCGTCTGGATAGTTTTAGCGCTCCGCGTTTGGTCGAATACTTCGATGCAGATCCTTGCGCGCCGCCGCGACCCTATGCATTTTCGTCCCCTGCCCTGGAGGAGGCAGCCCGCACGATGTCACAAGCTGATGCGCAAGCGCGCAAACGGTATGGTGTCACGGTTGAAGAGCGCTTCACGGTGGGGGAGTACGACATTCTCATCCTCAGTGCCAAAGAATCGAACGGTCTCGAAGACTGGTTGCGCGCGAACGACTACAACATTCCCGCAGGCGCAAGCCGCTTGTTGCAACCGTACATTCGCCAAAACTTGAAGTTCTTCGTCGCAAAGGTCAATCTCGAAGAATACGCGACGAGCGAGTTTCAATCTTTACGCCCGTTGCAAATGGCCTTTGAGTCACCGCGCTTCATGTTGCCGATTCGGCTGGGAACCTTGAATGCCCAGGGTCTGCAAGATCTGCTCGTCTACTTACTGTCACCAACCGGACAGGTCGAACTGGCGAACTATCGCACGGTTAACGTGCCCAGCGATGTCGAGATCCCGGAGTTCGTCCAAGAGAAATTTGGCGACTTCTACACGTCGATGTTCGACAAAACCTACCAGCGCGAGAATCAGCGCGTTGCCTTCCGCGAATATGCCTGGAACATGGCTAATTGCGATCCCTGCTCGGCTCCGCAGTTAACGCCGGATGAGTTAAAGGCAGCTGGTGTTTTCTGGGCCGAACCGGGAATGGTTCCGAACGTATTCATCACGCGCTTGCACGTGCGGTATTCGATCGAAGACTTCCCCGAAGATCTGCGTTTTCAATCGACACCCAACCAGCAGTTTTTCCAGGGACGGTATATCATTCGCCATCCCTATCGCGGCGACACTAGCTGCGCGGCTGGGCGCGACTATCGGCAGCAAGTGCGCGATCGCCAAGAACGTGAAATGCAAACCCTGGCCCAACTCACTGGCTGGGATCCGACCGAGATCCGGCAACAAACCGATCTCATTGATGTAACTGCCGGGGGCGATTCCCAACCCTGGTGGCGGCGCATCTGGAATTAA
- a CDS encoding serine/threonine protein kinase: MLSSAEGMANTGKGLETKEVMRAMLRENQVLQERYQLRTRLGQTGAGRQTWLTADLQAGELVVLKLLAFGPHLQWEELRLFEREGEVLRALDHPRIPSYLDYFALDAEVSGGLTWFGLVQSYIPGASLQAMLDAGKRFKPWQVKQIATDVLRILIYLHQLSPPVLHRDLKPSNLIWGDDDRVYLVDFGAVQAQAAVTGLTFTVVGTGGYAPLEQFWGRALPASDLYALGATLIHLLTGVPPIDLTANGTRIRFRDRLEVEPSFALWLETVTEVEPDNRYANARDALATLQTGATDLPLTASQRDRLPAPPYSRIDCRQTRDRLKVYIPAPGLRKVMQLGIVRGCLNLVLGAWLLMFLAGVSILVLGLFSPLTLPLAAAWVLGLWKLLEYFGERTQIVADRARLRLRHFTLPIFDRKRELAFDSILGVVMRQQGSAFDVYLRSRDGNISLGGALGEEECAWLVQEIQDWLRSPPSP; this comes from the coding sequence ATGTTGTCATCCGCTGAGGGCATGGCGAATACTGGGAAAGGTCTAGAGACCAAAGAGGTGATGCGTGCCATGCTGAGGGAAAACCAGGTATTGCAAGAGCGTTACCAACTGCGAACCCGACTCGGGCAAACGGGTGCCGGCCGCCAAACCTGGTTGACTGCCGACCTACAGGCTGGCGAGTTGGTAGTGCTCAAGTTGTTGGCATTTGGACCGCATCTGCAGTGGGAAGAACTACGCTTGTTCGAGCGTGAAGGGGAAGTCCTGCGCGCCCTCGACCACCCGCGCATCCCGTCCTACCTCGATTATTTTGCCCTCGACGCTGAGGTTAGCGGCGGACTGACCTGGTTTGGGTTAGTGCAAAGCTACATTCCCGGTGCTTCCCTGCAGGCTATGCTCGATGCTGGCAAGCGCTTCAAACCGTGGCAAGTCAAGCAAATTGCCACGGATGTACTGCGAATTTTAATTTACTTACACCAACTAAGTCCGCCCGTTCTCCATCGGGACCTCAAGCCCAGCAACCTGATTTGGGGCGATGACGATCGCGTCTACCTCGTAGATTTCGGGGCAGTGCAGGCCCAGGCCGCCGTCACCGGTCTCACCTTTACGGTCGTGGGTACGGGCGGCTATGCACCGCTGGAGCAATTCTGGGGACGGGCATTACCTGCATCGGATCTCTACGCGCTCGGTGCAACGCTGATCCACTTGTTGACGGGCGTGCCGCCCATCGATCTGACCGCAAACGGGACGCGGATTCGGTTTCGCGATCGCCTCGAAGTGGAGCCGAGCTTCGCGCTCTGGCTGGAGACGGTAACCGAGGTCGAGCCCGACAATCGCTATGCGAACGCTCGCGATGCCCTCGCTACGCTGCAGACGGGCGCGACGGATTTGCCCCTGACCGCCTCGCAACGCGATCGCTTGCCAGCACCGCCCTACAGCCGGATTGACTGTCGGCAGACTCGCGATCGTCTCAAGGTTTACATTCCCGCTCCCGGATTGCGCAAGGTGATGCAATTAGGGATTGTCCGCGGCTGCCTGAATTTGGTGTTGGGTGCGTGGCTGCTGATGTTTCTCGCTGGGGTTTCGATTCTTGTTCTGGGGCTGTTTTCACCACTGACCTTACCGCTTGCAGCCGCATGGGTGTTGGGGTTGTGGAAGCTTTTGGAGTATTTCGGCGAGCGCACGCAGATCGTTGCCGATCGCGCACGTCTGAGGCTGCGTCATTTCACCCTGCCGATTTTCGATCGCAAACGCGAGCTCGCATTCGACAGCATCCTCGGTGTAGTTATGCGCCAGCAGGGCAGTGCCTTTGATGTCTACCTGCGATCGCGGGACGGCAACATCAGTCTCGGAGGCGCACTCGGTGAAGAAGAATGTGCCTGGCTGGTGCAGGAAATTCAGGACTGGTTGCGATCGCCTCCCAGTCCCTAG
- a CDS encoding alanine/glycine:cation symporter family protein → MTGAGSIGMRSLAAAVMSGWLPVGQTAPQAVPLDRLWFEGALGAIAHADTLFARLIDALRTVFFWEIAGVPPILLWLLWGGIFFTVRMGFVNIRGFRHAIAIVRGKYDSNNSAGEVSHFQALSTALSGTVGLGNIAGAAIAVQLGGPGAIVWMTLSGLLGMSSKFVECTLAQQFREVRANGTIAGGPMYYLSRGLAARSLPRLGRVLAAFFAVLCIGAAMGGGNMFQANQSWAALASTVPWFAERAWVYGVLLAALVGLTIIGGIGRIGAVASSLVPAMVAVYTGSCLLIFCLHWSELPHAIATIYGSVFQPGALSGGFVGAFVQGLRRGAFSNGAGLGAASIAHAAARTDEPVREGIVATLEPAIDTAIICNLTAVTIVVTGATQSTAALDADGVQLAAVAFATVVDWFPFVLTIAVLLFAFSTTISWSYYGEQAWVYLFGEDNTLAYKLLFIGAAFVGTIFNLDTVLNFSDIMLLAMAIPNLVGCFLLSGDIAADLQLYWQRLSLEKTGAIASAPHIAPEREYTSSTHD, encoded by the coding sequence TTGACAGGCGCTGGCTCGATTGGGATGCGATCGCTTGCTGCTGCAGTGATGTCAGGTTGGCTGCCGGTCGGGCAGACCGCTCCCCAGGCGGTGCCGCTCGATCGCCTGTGGTTTGAGGGCGCGCTCGGGGCAATCGCCCATGCCGACACGCTCTTTGCTCGGCTAATCGATGCCCTCCGAACGGTTTTTTTCTGGGAAATCGCGGGCGTACCGCCGATCCTGCTCTGGTTGCTGTGGGGTGGCATTTTCTTCACCGTCCGCATGGGGTTCGTCAACATCCGCGGCTTCAGACACGCGATTGCGATCGTCCGCGGCAAGTATGACTCCAACAACAGCGCAGGAGAGGTATCGCATTTCCAGGCCCTGTCCACAGCGCTGTCGGGGACCGTCGGGCTGGGCAACATTGCTGGAGCGGCGATCGCGGTGCAACTAGGCGGACCGGGCGCGATCGTTTGGATGACGCTGTCGGGCTTGCTCGGGATGTCTAGTAAGTTCGTCGAGTGCACGCTAGCGCAGCAATTTCGCGAGGTGCGCGCAAACGGCACGATTGCTGGCGGCCCCATGTACTATCTCTCGCGCGGGCTGGCCGCGCGATCGCTCCCGCGCCTCGGGCGAGTCCTCGCAGCGTTCTTTGCCGTGCTGTGCATCGGAGCAGCGATGGGCGGGGGCAACATGTTTCAAGCAAATCAGTCGTGGGCGGCATTGGCAAGTACGGTTCCGTGGTTTGCCGAGCGCGCCTGGGTGTACGGGGTGCTCCTGGCAGCGCTCGTCGGACTAACCATCATCGGGGGCATCGGGCGCATCGGGGCAGTAGCAAGCAGTCTCGTGCCGGCAATGGTGGCGGTTTACACCGGCAGTTGCTTATTGATTTTCTGCCTGCATTGGAGCGAACTGCCCCACGCGATCGCCACCATCTACGGCAGCGTCTTCCAGCCGGGGGCCCTCAGCGGCGGTTTTGTTGGCGCGTTTGTACAGGGATTGCGACGGGGCGCATTTTCAAATGGTGCGGGCTTGGGGGCGGCATCGATCGCCCACGCCGCCGCGCGGACTGACGAACCCGTGCGCGAGGGAATTGTTGCCACGCTCGAGCCGGCTATTGATACGGCTATTATTTGCAACCTGACAGCTGTGACCATTGTCGTGACAGGCGCAACCCAAAGCACGGCGGCATTGGACGCCGACGGCGTGCAACTAGCAGCCGTAGCGTTTGCGACAGTAGTCGATTGGTTTCCGTTTGTGCTGACAATTGCGGTCTTGTTATTCGCGTTTTCGACGACGATTTCCTGGAGCTACTACGGCGAGCAGGCTTGGGTTTACCTGTTCGGAGAAGACAACACGCTTGCCTACAAACTGTTGTTTATCGGGGCGGCTTTCGTCGGCACCATTTTCAACCTCGACACCGTTCTGAACTTCAGCGACATCATGCTGTTGGCCATGGCAATCCCCAACCTCGTGGGCTGCTTTCTACTCTCCGGGGACATTGCTGCAGACCTGCAACTTTACTGGCAGCGCCTATCGCTAGAGAAGACGGGCGCGATCGCCAGCGCCCCGCATATCGCTCCCGAACGCGAATACACCAGTAGCACGCACGACTGA
- a CDS encoding fructosamine kinase family protein produces the protein MWMQIAVAIARATGTVFEIESRRPVGGGSIAQSYAIAGGDRTFFCKFQRGVDPDVFAAEALGLRAMFDTHTIRVPEPICWGAAEGAAYFVMEWLSFGRGASAAAWDTMGRQLAAMHRRGASDRFGWERDNTIGATPQVNPWTECWADFFAEHRIGYQLQLARQHGGDFPDPDRAIAAVRSALSWHQPQPSLVHGDLWSGNAAVTTDGEPAILDPATHYGDREVDLAMTELFGGFPAAFYRGYNAEWPLDRGYCERKDLYNLYHFLNHFNLFGGSYGSQARHVLDRLLQT, from the coding sequence ATGTGGATGCAAATCGCAGTAGCGATCGCCCGCGCGACGGGTACGGTATTTGAGATCGAATCGCGGCGCCCGGTTGGCGGTGGCTCGATCGCTCAGAGTTACGCGATTGCGGGTGGCGATCGCACCTTCTTTTGTAAGTTTCAGCGCGGCGTCGATCCGGATGTGTTTGCGGCCGAAGCACTTGGGCTCAGAGCGATGTTCGACACCCACACGATTCGGGTTCCGGAGCCGATTTGTTGGGGTGCCGCCGAGGGTGCTGCATATTTCGTTATGGAATGGCTGTCATTTGGGCGCGGAGCTAGTGCGGCGGCTTGGGACACAATGGGACGCCAACTTGCCGCCATGCATCGCCGAGGTGCGAGCGATCGCTTCGGATGGGAACGCGACAACACCATTGGTGCGACGCCGCAGGTCAATCCCTGGACCGAATGCTGGGCGGACTTTTTTGCCGAACACCGCATCGGCTATCAACTGCAGCTTGCGCGCCAGCACGGTGGCGACTTCCCCGACCCCGACCGCGCGATCGCGGCCGTGCGGTCGGCGCTCTCCTGGCATCAACCGCAGCCGTCGTTAGTTCACGGCGATCTGTGGAGCGGCAACGCGGCAGTAACGACCGATGGCGAGCCTGCGATCCTCGATCCGGCAACGCATTACGGCGATCGCGAAGTCGACCTCGCCATGACCGAACTCTTCGGTGGCTTTCCAGCAGCGTTCTATCGCGGCTATAACGCAGAGTGGCCGCTCGATCGAGGCTATTGCGAGCGCAAAGATCTCTACAACCTCTATCACTTTCTCAACCATTTCAACCTTTTCGGTGGCAGTTACGGTAGCCAAGCCCGACACGTGCTCGATCGCCTGCTCCAGACCTAG
- a CDS encoding DUF2330 domain-containing protein: MKRFIRIVRALGFAIAIALLVAAPARAFCGFYVSQANAELYNQASQVIIARDGDRTILTMANDYQGDVQDFALVVPVPVLLKEDQVRVGDPKIIQRLDSFSAPRLVEYFDANPCDPVVIREVSPSNLRAAPSDVSNDAEGQLGDRYGVTVEERFSLGEYDILILSAKESNGLEDWLRANDYNIPEGASRLLQPYIRQNLKFFVAKVNLEEYAESEFQSLRPLLMAFESPRFMLPIRLGTVNAKGPQDLLVYLLSPTGQVELANYRTVNVPSDVEIPEFVQGKFGDFYTSMFDLAYQRENRRVAFREYAWNMANCDPCSAPQLTPDELRAAGVFWAEPGTVPNLFITRLHVRYTFDDFPEDLRFQTTPNQQFFQGRYVIRHPFRGNISCAAGREYRRQLRARQLREMQTLAQLTGWNLPELRQQPEFIDTPTESDSPPWWRRVWN; encoded by the coding sequence ATGAAACGCTTTATCCGGATTGTGCGCGCGCTCGGATTCGCGATCGCGATCGCCCTATTGGTTGCCGCGCCCGCTCGGGCATTCTGCGGCTTCTACGTGTCGCAGGCGAATGCCGAACTATACAACCAGGCGTCGCAAGTCATCATCGCGCGGGATGGCGATCGCACGATCCTGACGATGGCCAATGACTATCAGGGCGACGTGCAGGATTTTGCTCTCGTCGTACCCGTGCCCGTGTTGTTAAAAGAGGACCAAGTCCGCGTGGGCGATCCGAAGATTATCCAGCGCTTGGATAGCTTTAGTGCCCCTCGCCTTGTTGAGTACTTCGACGCAAATCCTTGCGACCCAGTGGTCATACGCGAAGTTTCACCCTCCAACTTAAGAGCGGCGCCGTCGGATGTCAGCAACGATGCCGAAGGGCAGTTGGGCGATCGCTACGGCGTCACCGTCGAAGAACGCTTTTCATTAGGCGAGTACGACATTCTCATACTTAGCGCGAAAGAGTCGAACGGACTTGAAGACTGGCTGCGAGCGAACGACTACAACATCCCGGAGGGTGCGAGCCGGTTGTTGCAGCCGTACATTCGCCAAAATCTAAAATTCTTTGTCGCCAAGGTCAACCTCGAAGAATATGCTGAGAGCGAGTTTCAATCGTTGCGACCGCTATTAATGGCGTTCGAGTCGCCGCGGTTCATGTTGCCGATTCGCTTGGGTACGGTCAATGCTAAGGGTCCACAAGATCTGCTTGTATATTTACTGTCACCAACCGGACAAGTAGAGTTGGCGAACTACCGCACGGTAAACGTGCCCAGCGATGTTGAAATCCCGGAGTTCGTTCAAGGGAAATTTGGCGACTTCTACACGTCGATGTTCGACTTAGCCTATCAGCGCGAAAACCGTCGAGTTGCCTTCCGCGAATATGCCTGGAACATGGCAAACTGCGATCCCTGCTCGGCTCCCCAGTTAACGCCCGACGAGTTGCGGGCAGCGGGTGTTTTCTGGGCAGAACCGGGAACAGTTCCAAACTTATTCATCACTCGCCTGCACGTGCGATATACATTTGATGATTTCCCAGAGGATCTGCGCTTTCAGACGACGCCTAACCAGCAGTTCTTCCAGGGACGTTACGTCATCCGCCATCCCTTTCGCGGTAACATCAGCTGTGCGGCTGGACGTGAGTATCGTCGGCAACTCCGCGCTCGCCAACTGCGCGAAATGCAAACCCTGGCGCAACTCACTGGCTGGAATTTGCCCGAGCTCCGCCAACAACCCGAATTTATTGATACACCTACCGAGAGCGATTCCCCACCCTGGTGGCGGCGTGTCTGGAATTAG
- a CDS encoding YajQ family cyclic di-GMP-binding protein: MATASSFDIVSDFDQQEMVNAIDQARRDITTRYDLKDTKTTVDLSAEAIVINTDSEFTLDAVHGVLREKAAKRKLSQKIFDYGAIESASGSRVRQEIKLKRGIEKDLAKQIVKDIKDEFKHKKIQASIQGDSVRVTSKSKDDLQAVIQHLRQQDHPVELQFENYR; this comes from the coding sequence ATGGCTACTGCTTCTTCCTTCGATATCGTCAGCGACTTCGACCAGCAAGAAATGGTCAATGCTATCGACCAAGCGCGACGTGACATCACCACTCGCTACGACCTCAAAGACACTAAGACCACCGTGGATCTGAGCGCTGAGGCGATCGTCATCAATACCGATAGCGAATTCACCCTCGACGCCGTTCACGGCGTCCTGCGCGAGAAAGCCGCTAAGCGCAAGCTCTCCCAGAAAATCTTCGATTACGGCGCGATCGAGTCCGCCAGTGGCAGCCGCGTGCGCCAAGAAATTAAACTCAAGCGCGGCATCGAGAAGGACCTCGCCAAGCAGATCGTCAAAGACATCAAAGACGAGTTTAAGCACAAGAAAATACAAGCCTCGATCCAGGGCGACTCCGTCCGCGTTACCAGCAAATCCAAAGATGACCTGCAAGCTGTCATCCAGCACCTCCGCCAACAGGACCATCCGGTCGAACTGCAGTTCGAGAACTACCGCTAG
- a CDS encoding ArsR/SmtB family transcription factor has translation MMADFFKALSETSRLQIAFCLQAGEKNVSQIIEITCLGQANVSKHLKNLTQAGVVSRSQRGNSVYYQIANPLVFPMCDLVRDFLLSQVSQQNQQLERLRTLQQSE, from the coding sequence ATGATGGCAGACTTTTTCAAGGCACTTTCTGAGACCAGCCGTTTGCAAATTGCGTTCTGTTTGCAAGCTGGTGAGAAGAACGTATCTCAAATAATTGAAATAACATGTCTTGGGCAGGCAAACGTCTCGAAACATCTCAAGAATCTCACTCAGGCTGGGGTTGTTTCCCGCTCTCAGCGCGGCAATAGTGTCTACTACCAAATTGCCAATCCCCTCGTATTTCCCATGTGCGATCTCGTACGCGACTTTCTACTCAGCCAAGTTTCGCAACAAAACCAACAGCTCGAGCGTCTCCGCACCCTTCAACAGTCAGAGTAG